The following proteins come from a genomic window of Megalobrama amblycephala isolate DHTTF-2021 linkage group LG1, ASM1881202v1, whole genome shotgun sequence:
- the LOC125273815 gene encoding uncharacterized protein LOC125273815, with the protein MADQCDLCLLGLIILSSLLTGTSGVNDDHVFISSGENVCLPCNNTLSDCNSTTWIYFNRHSAVELIKLGIKKTDTERHERLSLGSDCSLNIKNVTEEDYGFYTCRQYVNGEQGPDAHVYLYVLHVSVSVSPSSSSSSSSQTEISPGRSVTLSCHLYSYDGFSCDSEGLHLLWMNQTGVDLKTDSRYQILFSSDHCIITLTTTLLNEDDNREWRCQLTLRNQLQTSVRYTVKYSVSSSNSEKKSSQTTAAAPTQDVTSTTSTLTPDVTPISLNQVVPSTTATTLTPTSLVIVIVVASFAVLLPALILWMICRKRDDNRRGTDDSEDQTRPVYPTGQNTLPQQEQTDDHVTYSEVTAYSKNQDQKKKVRCDDKVTYASIRGAKAGSQENCSELYASVNKNHHKSVK; encoded by the exons GTACCAGTGGAGTGAATGATGATCATGTGTTCATCAGTTCTGGTGAAAATGTCTGTCTGCCCTGTAATAATACTCTTTCTGACTGTAACTCAACTACATGGATCTACTTTAACAGACATTCAGCAGTTGAACTGATTAAATTAGGGATAAAGAAAACAGACACAGAGAGACATGAGAGACTGAGTCTGGGGTCTGACTGCTCTCTGAACATCAAGAACGTCACAGAAGAAGATTATGGATTTTACACCTGCAGACAATATGTGAATGGAGAACAAGGACCTGATGCTcatgtttatctgtatgttctTCATG tttcagtttcagtgtctccatcatcatcatcatcatcatcctcacagACTGAGATCAGTCCAGGTCGctctgtgactctctcctgtcaTTTGTATTCATATGATGGATTCTCCTGTGATTCTGAGGGACTTCATCTGTTGTGGATGAATCAGACTGGTGTTGATCTGAAGACAGACTCCAGATATCAGATATTATTCTCATCAGATCACTGTATCATCACTCTGACtacaacactcctgaatgaagaTGACAACAGAGAGTGGAGATGTCAGCTTACTCTCAGAAATCAACTCCAGACCTCAGTCAGATACACTGTCAAGTATTCAG TCAGCAGCTCAAACTCTGAGAAGAAATCAAGCCAAACTACAGCAGCAGCTCCTACACAAG atGTAACATCAACTACATCAACACTGACTCCAGATGTCACACCAATCTCTCTGAATCAAG ttgtacCATCAACTACAGCAACAACACTGACTCCAACCTCTCTAG tgatTGTGATTGTTGTCGCTTCATTCGCTGTTCTCCTTCCTGCTCTTATTCTCTGGATGATTTGCAGAAAAAGAGACG ATAACAGAAGAGGAACTGATGACTCTGAG GATCAAACACGACCTGTCTATCCAACAGGACAGAACACTCTTCCTCAACAG GAGCAGACAGATGATCATGTGACTTATTCTGAGGTCACTGCGTACAGTAAAAACCAAGACCAAAAGAAGAAG GTTCGCTGTGATGATAAAGTGACTTATGCTTCCATCAGAGGAGCAAAAGCTGGATCTCAggaaaactgcagtgaactttaTGCCTCTGTGAACAAGAACCATCACAAATCAGTcaaataa